One region of Sebastes fasciatus isolate fSebFas1 chromosome 1, fSebFas1.pri, whole genome shotgun sequence genomic DNA includes:
- the LOC141766485 gene encoding thiol S-methyltransferase TMT1B-like, which translates to MTPSSEEAQNKMRYCLMKVCRLLCLVMTLPLHLMEITGLYGMYKRLFPWLAYNITFSYNDKMHKTKRELFRNVCKFANADGSLRLLEIGCGSGANFPFYPDGCTVTCTDPNPHFERYLRLSMDANKHLTYDTFMVVSGEDMEGVKDESVDVVVCTLVLCSVNNVQRVLQEVRRILRAGGAFYFLEHVVSDPSSWTYFYQHVFEPLWYYLGDGCTITRATWKDLEAADFTELHVRHVEALEVSLMIRPHIMGYSIK; encoded by the exons ATGACCCCCAGCAGCGAGGAGGCTCAGAATAAAATGAGGTATTGTCTCATGAAAGTATGCAGACTGCTTTGTCTTGTGATGACTTTACCTTTACATCTAATGGAGATCACAGGCCTGTATGGGATGTACAAACGCTTGTTTCCTTGGCTTGCCTACAACATAACATTTTCATACAACGACAAAATGCACAAAACGAAGAGGGAGCTTTTCAGAAACGTGTGCAAATTTGCAAACGCCGACGGGAGTCTCCGGCTGCTGGAGATCGGCTGCGGCAGCGGGGCCAACTTTCCGTTTTACCCGGACGGCTGCACGGTGACCTGCACCGACCCAAACCCGCACTTTGAGAGGTACCTGCGGCTGAGCATGGACGCCAACAAGCACCTGACTTATGACACGTTCATGGTGGTGTCTGGGGAGGACATGGAGGGGGTGAAGGACGAGTCAGTGGACGTGGTTGTCTGCACCTTAGTGCTCTGCTCGGTCAACAACGTGCAGCGGGTTCTGCAGGAGGTCCGACGCATCCTCAGAGCG GGTGGAGCCTTCTACTTTTTGGAGCATGTTGTGTCAGATCCCTCCTCCTGGACATACTTCTACCAGCATGTGTTTGAGCCTCTGTGGTACTACCTTGGCGATGGATGCACGATTACCAGAGCAACATGGAAAGACCTAGAGGCAGCTGATTTTACTGAACTTCACGTAAGACATGTTGAGGCTCTAGAGGTTTCTCTGATGATAAGACCACATATCATGGGATATTCCATTAAATGA
- the tmt1a.1 gene encoding methyltransferase-like protein 7A produces MAFLMKCCTLIVNVLCLPLHLIEAVGLYKIYKRFFPICLYRCSISYNKKMHDKKKELFQSISDFNKPGGQQLTILEIGCGTGTNFQFYPPGSKVICTDPNPHFQKYLEKGMAENEQLTYEQFLVSSGEDMGSVEGGSVDVVVCTLVLCSVNNIPQTLREVHRMLRPGGALFFMEHVVADPSTWTYFIQHVLQPAWYYFGDGCELIRDTWKHLEAAGFSELNLRHIQAPLVFLVKPHIVGYAVK; encoded by the exons ATGGCTTTCCTAATGAAATGTTGTACTTTAATCGTCAACGTGTTATGTTTACCCCTTCATCTCATCGAAGCGGTCGGCctgtataaaatatacaaacGTTTTTTCCCCATTTGTTTGTACCGGTGTTCTATATCGTACAACAAGAAGATGCATGACAAGAAGAAGGAGCTGTTTCAGAGCATCTCCGACTTCAACAAGCCTGGCGGGCAGCAGCTCACTATACTGGAGATCGGCTGCGGCACTGGCACTAACTTCCAGTTTTATCCGCCCGGTAGCAAGGTGATCTGCACCGACCCGAACCCTCACTTCCAGAAGTATCTGGAGAAAGGCATGGCAGAGAACGAGCAGCTGACGTATGAGCAGTTCTTGGTGTCGTCCGGTGAGGACATGGGGTCAGTCGAGGGCGGGTCGGTAGACGTTGTTGTCTGCACCCTGGTGCTCTGCTCCGTCAACAACATCCCGCAAACTCTGCGAGAGGTGCATCGCATGCTGAGACCA GGTGGAGCCTTGTTTTTCATGGAGCATGTTGTTGCGGACCCCTCAACTTGGACGTACTTCATCCAGCATGTTCTGCAGCCTGCCTGGTACTACTTCGGTGATGGATGTGAGCTCATCCGGGACACATGGAAACATCTGgaggcagctggattctctGAACTCAACCTGAGACACATCCAAGCACCTCTCGTGTTCCTAGTCAAACCACACATCGTGGGTTATGCTGTGAAATAA